The DNA segment ATTTCGGTCCGGTGAAGATTGCGGATTTCCGTGCCGATTTTTTCGACACTGCTCATAAGAATGGCCAGGGCAGTGATATATTCCGCATGACGGTCCCGCTGAATTACCTGGGTCGAGACCTTGTCCACCTCAAGTTTCAACAGCTTACAGACCTTTGCCTCGATTGCGGGATCAATATTGGCAAAATTGCCGACCGCGCCCGAAATCGCCCCGACCGACATACGATCAGCCGCAGTCCTGAATCGCTCTCTTGCCCGCTCCAGTTCCGTGAACCAGACAGCAAACTTGAGCCCCAATGTTGTTGGTTCGGCCGCCACGCCATGAGTCCGGCCGATAATCGGAGTCATTTTGTATTTTAAGGCCAGTTTCTTAATTCTGCTGATAGCCTCGCCCAGCTTTTTATCGATTATACCTGCCGCCTTCTTCATTTGAAGTGACAGGGCCGTGTCCAGCATATCCGATGATGTCATCCCGAAATGAATATATCTGGCGTCGGGCCCGACGAATTCCGCAACAGAACTTAAAAAGGCAATAACATCGTGGTTGGTCTCCGCCTCGATTTCATTGATCCGTTTTATGTTGAAATTGGCCTTCTTGACTATGTTGTCAAGAGCCTTCCGGGGAACCATCTTCATATCCGCCATGGCGCGGCAGACAGCTATCTCGACTTCGAGCCAGTGACGGAATTTCGACTCCTCCGACCAGAGATGACCCATTTCAGGCAGCGTATAACGCGCAATCATCCTTTGTTTACCTTCTCCCAATCCTTGAGGAATTTGGCCAGACCGATATCGGTCAGGGGATGTTTCATCAATTGATCGATGACTTTAAATGGGATCGTGGCAACATCAGCACCCATCAGGGCGGCCTCGACCACATGGACCGGATTCCTTATCGATGCCACCAGGACCTCGGTATCAAAACCATAGTTGCCGTATATGGCAACAATCTGGTCGATCAAGTCCATCCCGGGCTGGTGGATATCATCGAGCCGACCCACGAACGGGGATACGAACGTGGCCCCGGCCTTGGCCACCAGAAGCGCCTGCAATGGCGAAAAACAAAGGGTGGCATTGGTCATAATACCCTTTTCAGTCAGTTTTTTTATAGCCACCAGACCTTCGCGGGTGGAGGGGATCTTGATCGTAATATTTTTGGCAATTGAGCTCAACTCATCGGCTTCCCGAAGCATCCCAACGGCATCGGTGGCCACCACTTCGGCCGAGACCGGGCCTTCCACCACCCGGCAAATTTCGGTCAGGAGCTCACGATAGGGCATATTTTCCTTGGCAAGCAAAGATGGGTTGGTGGTCACCCCATCCAGAATTCCCATATCGTTGGCCTGCCTGATTTCATCCAGATTGGCCGTATCAATAAAAATCTTCATTAAAAACACCTCAAAAAGTTAATAACCCACCGCCGTCAGGTACAATCCGCGCGCCGGGGCAACTGCTTTTACTCTTCTATGGTCACAGGATTGCAAAATATCCCGAAAGTCATTTAATGTCAAGTAATCCTTCTCCTTCCCGGCTTCCACCATCGACCCGACTAACGATCGGACCATGGTATGCAGAAAACGGTTGGCCCGAATCTCAAAAATCAACTGAGAGCCATTTTCTTTCCAGCCGCTGGAAATAACCTCGCAATCGTTATTTTCCTTCAAAGAAGAAACCACACAAAAAGCCGAAAAATCATGCCGCCCGATAATTTCGGCCGCAATGGCATTCATCCGCTCAATATCCAGCGGATACAGATATTCCCAGCGAAGTTGACGATAAAGCGCCGATTTTTCAAGTCCAATAAGGTAGCGGTATTCCCGCCAGCGGGCGGATTTCCTGGCATGAAACGACAAGTCAACTTCACTGGCTGACGTAATCAAAATGGATTCAGGGAGATAAAAGTTTAACGCTTGCCGGTATTTTTCCGGAGGCAGATAATGATCAATTATGAAACTGGCCACCTGGCCCAGGGCGTGGACACCGGCATCGGTTCTTCCCGCCGCCACCAGGTTGACTTTAAGTCCGGTAACCTTTCTAATGGCCGCCTCGATTTCAGCCTGGATGGTCACCGCGTTTTTCTGAACTTGCCAGCCTGAATAATCGGTTCCGTTGTACTGAATTTCAAGTCGAATATTTTTCTCCGCCATATTTTTCAGATCCTCGTCAGAATAAACAGGGCTGTAACCGCCATGGTACCTGTCACCAGAAAAACAATATCCGCCGCCCGCCATTTGAATTGCATATAAGAACTACGAGCCTGACCGCTGACATAACCGCGTGCTTCAATAGCTATAGCAAGATCGTCTGCCCGTCGAATGGCCGACTGGAATACCGGAATAAGCAGATAAACCATTTTACGGGCTCGATTAATTAACCCTCCGGCAAAATCTACCCCTCGGACCTGTTGCGCCTTTTTGATAGTGTCGAATTCTTCGGCCAGCACCGGAATAAAACGCATGGCAATAAATATAATCAAACCGATATCTTCGGCCGGCACTCCGATCCTTCTTAGCGGTTTCAGCCACCCAACCATGGCTTGAGCCAGATCGGCCGGCATGGTGGTCAGGGAGATGAAAAAGGCCACTCCCACAAAAACCAGCACCCGCAGGGAAAACGAAAGAGCCAGATTTATTCCTCCCTCGGTCAATCGAAATCCCCAGATCGTAAACCACGTGTCGGTATTACGGGCCGAAAATAACAAATGGTATATGGCCGTCACAGCCACCAGGATTATAAACGGACGGATATTCCGGGCGATCATAGCCGGTGATATATCAGAGATCAATAAAAGAATAATCAGGCCGGCTATCAAACAAACATAAAAAAGCGCCGATGAGGTGAAAACCGATATCACCATAAGAAAAACGGCTAACCACAACTTTCCTCGCGGATCGAGCCGATGCCCCCATGACTCCGACGGATGATATTGTCCGATTAAATAGCGACTGCTCATATGACTTTCCCTGTTAGAATGTTGAATCTAACCGGTTATGACCTCCCTGTCAAATGATACTTTAAATAGAAAAGCCGCCCCGATATCGGGCGGCCCCTTAAGATACTTCCGTTGAAATATATGGTTTTATTTGAGAAGCATCATTTTTTTCGTTTCAGCGTCATTCCCGTGATTCAGGCGATAGAAATATATGCCGCTGGCCGCCTGAAAACCGTTGTTATCGGCGCCGTCCCATTCTACCTGATAATTGCCCGGACGCTGGGGCTGATCGACCAGGGTTCTGACTTCCTGCCCCAGAAGATTAAATATGGTCAAGACGGTGTTGGACATCTGATGGCTATCGCTCTGCCGGATAGTGTAACTGATAGTGGTGGTCGGATTGAACGGATTGGGATAATTCTGGCCCAATTCAAAATTCCGCGGTAATAAAACATCATCTTCATTGTCGTTTAAGGCCGTAGTGAAATCTCCAAAGAAATTAAGAATGCCCGCCAGGACGGTATCGCGACCATCGAACTTGGAGGAATTATTATCGATTCCCTCATAACCCCAGTCAAAGAAAACCACCTTGTACGAACCGGCAAAACTCAACGAGGTGTAACCATCGGTATAATAGCGATAATGAAATACCGGTACCGCTCCATTAACCGGCTCGATTTTTTCGGCCCAGGTATAGATCTGGTTGGCATCGCTGTAATATCTTATCTGCAGTCCGTTGCCAATCGGTGACCCATCGACACCATCCTGGAAAGGAGAAAAGAGATCGGAAACATATCGGGCGTGCAGATAATTTTCGAGGAAAGCCGAATCCTCGGCATGAAGTTCACCGGCTAAACCCTGCCCGGTCAGAAACAGTTTGCCCTGGTTATCGAGATACTGCCGGATGGCATTTATATCGTTGGTTTGCAGAAGATCAAGAGACGTATCTCCGGTGAACCAGAAAACCATTTCATAATCATTTAAGACAACGGCCGGCGGCGTCCCCGAAGTGGCCTTATGCCAGATATCGGCCGGGATCAGACGACGGTACAGATCGCCGACATAAAGAGTATCATAACTCGATCCCCGGTCATCATCGACAATCAGGATCTGCGCTTTGCCGACCTGTTGCTCGATATTGAAATCGAAATTTCCGCCATCGCTTTCGATATGAACATAAAAGGAATCGAAGGTTGGCGTCAACGTATCCGGAATTTCCATAATAATCGGTGCCGTACTGCTGGTGACGTAACCGTCGCCAAGAAAATATGCCAGATCGACCGAAGGAGTGCTGAATATTATTCCGGGATCATTGGAAGTCATGGAGACCGTAACATCCCCGGCTGTCAACCAGTAATTCTTTATCTGGAAATGAAACTCCACCATCTCTCCCGGTTCAAGCAAACCGTTGAGATTCTCATCTGAAAAATCGTAAGTGTACAACTCCAGATTCGGCCTTGACCATTCAATATCAAGATTGGCCGTCATCAGTGAATCCGAGTCGGAGATATCCCAGACCGCCACTTCGGTGATGACATTTCCATAACCCCGGCTGCTCGGAACCGTCAGATCATCAAACGACCTTTTGGCTGTTGAGCCGGGCCAGGGATCGCCCGGATCCCCCTCGTTATTGGCCGCATATTCCAGTTGATACTGCCCGTCGGCCTGTTCCACCGCCACATGGTAACGGTTGACATTAGTATTATTAAAAGTAGCATTGTCATCGACATGATAAATCAGCAACCCCTCCCCAATTAATAAGGAATCAAATCCCGTTTTCTGCCGATTCTCAACCAGGAAGTACTCCGGTCCATAAACACCATTCTTCCAGAGCCGATATACCACCGGATTATTTTCTGCCTGTGGAATCTCAACATCGGTTAAATT comes from the Candidatus Zixiibacteriota bacterium genome and includes:
- the truA gene encoding tRNA pseudouridine(38-40) synthase TruA, which translates into the protein MAEKNIRLEIQYNGTDYSGWQVQKNAVTIQAEIEAAIRKVTGLKVNLVAAGRTDAGVHALGQVASFIIDHYLPPEKYRQALNFYLPESILITSASEVDLSFHARKSARWREYRYLIGLEKSALYRQLRWEYLYPLDIERMNAIAAEIIGRHDFSAFCVVSSLKENNDCEVISSGWKENGSQLIFEIRANRFLHTMVRSLVGSMVEAGKEKDYLTLNDFRDILQSCDHRRVKAVAPARGLYLTAVGY
- the fsa gene encoding fructose-6-phosphate aldolase; this encodes MKIFIDTANLDEIRQANDMGILDGVTTNPSLLAKENMPYRELLTEICRVVEGPVSAEVVATDAVGMLREADELSSIAKNITIKIPSTREGLVAIKKLTEKGIMTNATLCFSPLQALLVAKAGATFVSPFVGRLDDIHQPGMDLIDQIVAIYGNYGFDTEVLVASIRNPVHVVEAALMGADVATIPFKVIDQLMKHPLTDIGLAKFLKDWEKVNKG
- a CDS encoding energy-coupling factor transporter transmembrane protein EcfT, which codes for MSSRYLIGQYHPSESWGHRLDPRGKLWLAVFLMVISVFTSSALFYVCLIAGLIILLLISDISPAMIARNIRPFIILVAVTAIYHLLFSARNTDTWFTIWGFRLTEGGINLALSFSLRVLVFVGVAFFISLTTMPADLAQAMVGWLKPLRRIGVPAEDIGLIIFIAMRFIPVLAEEFDTIKKAQQVRGVDFAGGLINRARKMVYLLIPVFQSAIRRADDLAIAIEARGYVSGQARSSYMQFKWRAADIVFLVTGTMAVTALFILTRI
- a CDS encoding adenylosuccinate lyase, producing the protein MIARYTLPEMGHLWSEESKFRHWLEVEIAVCRAMADMKMVPRKALDNIVKKANFNIKRINEIEAETNHDVIAFLSSVAEFVGPDARYIHFGMTSSDMLDTALSLQMKKAAGIIDKKLGEAISRIKKLALKYKMTPIIGRTHGVAAEPTTLGLKFAVWFTELERARERFRTAADRMSVGAISGAVGNFANIDPAIEAKVCKLLKLEVDKVSTQVIQRDRHAEYITALAILMSSVEKIGTEIRNLHRTEIGEIQEGFAKGQKGSSAMPHKKNPITAERLSGIARLIRGYAVTGMENIPLWHERDIAHSSAERVIIPDATILADYGLKLLNDILSRLVINKGRMLENIYRNGGIVFSQRLLLKLTEAVGNRDQAYRLVQRHAMIAAAENGKFDELVSHDKEISKYLSVEEIGECFDISYYFKNVDKIFRRVFGK
- a CDS encoding M6 family metalloprotease domain-containing protein, with translation MSTVVKIGISTLVIMLAVMIGVEVHAVQITPEAREKLEIDGLLQDYITILRDAKTLGLNSAGEIDRPRRMATSSDDVDTLTIMVLLVDFADSAYTAGDVAGTVAEFDSILFSTGRLNPTGSMTEYYLENSYGKMLIKGQVYGWLRMPRPYFYYVDGQGGIGSIFPTNSRGLAYDAINVADSVGIDFSLFDTYGPSGMPDGEIDGLAIVHAGPGMELTGNLNDMASHKWDLGSYATYKDGIYINEYTIQPEEYYSSASLSPIGVFCHEFGHVLGLPDLYDIDYDPSTSAGVGLWSVMGTGVYKGAGRIPSHFDAWCKTFLGFVDPIEVYSNLTDVEIPQAENNPVVYRLWKNGVYGPEYFLVENRQKTGFDSLLIGEGLLIYHVDDNATFNNTNVNRYHVAVEQADGQYQLEYAANNEGDPGDPWPGSTAKRSFDDLTVPSSRGYGNVITEVAVWDISDSDSLMTANLDIEWSRPNLELYTYDFSDENLNGLLEPGEMVEFHFQIKNYWLTAGDVTVSMTSNDPGIIFSTPSVDLAYFLGDGYVTSSTAPIIMEIPDTLTPTFDSFYVHIESDGGNFDFNIEQQVGKAQILIVDDDRGSSYDTLYVGDLYRRLIPADIWHKATSGTPPAVVLNDYEMVFWFTGDTSLDLLQTNDINAIRQYLDNQGKLFLTGQGLAGELHAEDSAFLENYLHARYVSDLFSPFQDGVDGSPIGNGLQIRYYSDANQIYTWAEKIEPVNGAVPVFHYRYYTDGYTSLSFAGSYKVVFFDWGYEGIDNNSSKFDGRDTVLAGILNFFGDFTTALNDNEDDVLLPRNFELGQNYPNPFNPTTTISYTIRQSDSHQMSNTVLTIFNLLGQEVRTLVDQPQRPGNYQVEWDGADNNGFQAASGIYFYRLNHGNDAETKKMMLLK